The Geotalea uraniireducens Rf4 genome window below encodes:
- a CDS encoding sensor histidine kinase, with protein MKILIAEDEPAFRLLLEETLARWGYEVVVTKDGNEAWQALRAEDAPRLAILDWLMPGINGPELCRKIRKEAMGHYIYIILLTSQQKDEDLVVGMEAGADDYITKPLKTDELKVRLNAGRRIVELQNELAAHAAELEATNRDLESFSYTVSNDLLKSLMSIGDNARAIQDFSSKNVDEQCINYAKRIYDKTRHLGKLIGIMHDFFRPMRIDLHLEAIDLSEMAGKITEKLRITKPERRVTFRIADGIKVNADRNLLQLALNNLLDNAWKHTDKREDAVIEIGLTEVEGMPACFVRDNGTGFDMAHADRLFKPFRPLPGTEELATEGIGLATVERIIRRHGGKVWAEGEPGKGATFYFTLGGERTI; from the coding sequence ATGAAGATCCTGATAGCGGAAGATGAACCTGCTTTTCGCCTCCTCCTGGAAGAGACGCTGGCCAGATGGGGGTACGAGGTGGTCGTCACCAAAGACGGCAACGAAGCCTGGCAGGCCCTGCGGGCCGAGGACGCCCCGCGGCTGGCCATTCTCGACTGGCTGATGCCGGGGATAAACGGTCCGGAATTATGCAGGAAGATCAGAAAAGAGGCGATGGGACACTACATCTACATCATACTCCTGACTTCACAGCAGAAGGACGAAGACCTGGTCGTCGGCATGGAGGCGGGAGCGGACGACTACATCACCAAACCGCTCAAGACCGACGAACTGAAGGTTCGCCTCAACGCAGGAAGGCGGATAGTCGAGTTGCAGAACGAGCTCGCTGCCCACGCCGCCGAACTGGAGGCGACCAACAGGGACCTGGAGTCATTCAGCTACACCGTTTCCAACGACCTGCTCAAATCCCTGATGTCAATCGGGGATAATGCGCGCGCAATCCAGGACTTCTCCAGCAAAAATGTCGACGAACAGTGCATAAATTATGCGAAACGCATCTACGACAAAACCAGGCATCTGGGCAAACTCATCGGCATCATGCATGATTTCTTCAGACCGATGAGGATTGATCTCCATCTGGAAGCCATAGACCTGAGCGAAATGGCCGGCAAAATAACAGAGAAACTCCGGATAACGAAACCCGAACGCCGGGTCACATTTCGGATTGCCGATGGAATCAAGGTTAATGCGGACAGGAACCTGCTGCAACTGGCTCTGAATAATCTCCTCGACAATGCCTGGAAGCATACGGACAAGCGCGAGGATGCGGTCATCGAAATCGGGTTGACAGAAGTGGAAGGGATGCCCGCTTGTTTCGTGCGGGACAACGGAACAGGATTCGATATGGCGCATGCCGACAGACTTTTTAAGCCATTCCGACCTCTGCCCGGCACGGAGGAACTCGCAACGGAGGGCATCGGTCTGGCCACGGTGGAGAGGATCATCCGGCGCCATGGAGGAAAGGTCTGGGCCGAGGGGGAACCGGGCAAGGGGGCGACCTTCTATTTTACGTTGGGCGGTGAGAGAACCATCTGA
- a CDS encoding tetratricopeptide repeat protein: MKRYTVVTLLGLIFSFAAVLSARADFNTGLRAYQQKDYATALREFKADGGAQSSYALSIIYYKGEGVEPNRKESVKWLRKSAEQGFVRAQYNLAMMYDKGDGVNKDQTEAAKWYRKAAEKGHAQSQFNIGLMYTNGEGVGKDKKEAVKWLRKAAKQGHPNAQKLLKVMGEKY; this comes from the coding sequence ATGAAACGATATACCGTTGTAACTTTACTTGGTCTGATTTTCTCTTTTGCAGCAGTTTTGTCTGCCCGGGCTGATTTCAACACCGGCCTCAGGGCTTATCAGCAGAAGGACTATGCAACGGCGCTGCGTGAATTCAAGGCCGATGGAGGCGCCCAGTCCAGCTACGCCCTCAGCATCATCTATTACAAGGGTGAGGGTGTGGAGCCGAACCGGAAGGAATCGGTAAAATGGCTGCGCAAGTCCGCTGAGCAGGGGTTTGTCCGGGCGCAATACAATCTTGCCATGATGTACGACAAGGGGGACGGCGTTAACAAGGACCAGACCGAAGCCGCCAAGTGGTATCGGAAGGCGGCAGAAAAAGGGCATGCCCAGTCCCAGTTCAATATAGGCCTCATGTATACCAACGGTGAAGGGGTAGGCAAAGACAAAAAAGAGGCGGTAAAATGGTTACGCAAAGCCGCAAAGCAAGGGCATCCAAACGCGCAAAAACTTTTGAAGGTAATGGGTGAAAAGTATTGA